TAGGTAGACATTTCCTCTCCCCAATAGTACTTGGCCAATGATGGCTGCCTCTTGGGCCGGAGAATACTGATTCATGATATCCAGAGCCTGGCTGGCTTGGTCCGGCGCCACTATCGCCACCAGCTTGCCCTCATTAGCCAGGTACAGTGGATCTAGCCCCAAAATCTCTGCTCCTCCCCGCACTTCGCGGCGGATGGGCAGCTCGCTCTCTTCTACCTGAATATCCACTTGGCTAGCCAGGGCTATCTCCTTTAACGTCGTGGCCAGTCCACCTCGGGTAGGATCGCGCATCAACTTGATCCCAGGCACTTGAGCGATTAAATCCCGGGCCAAATCCGTTAGGGGACAGCAATCGCTCTCTACTCCAATTTGCAGGCCCAACCCTTGGCGCTGGCTTAACACGCACAGCCCGTGATCGCCAATGCTGCCACTGACCAAAACCTTATCGCCCGGCCCAACTCGCTGGTACCCCAATTGAGCTTGCGGCAACAATAGACCTATGCCGGTAGTATTAATGAAGATCTTGTCGGCATGGCCCCGAGGCACAACCTTCGTATCCCCGGCCACGATAGCAGCTCCGGCAATTCGGGCCCACTCGGCCATAGACTGGACCACGGCCTCCAGATCTCTAAGGGGAAACCCTTCTTCAATTATAAAACCACAAGTCAAGTAGAGCGGGCGAGCCCCGCTAACCGCGAGATCATTTACCGTGCCACACACAGCCAATTTGCCGATATCTCCGCCGGGAAAGAATATGGGATCGATGACAAATGAGTCGGTAGTAACCACTAAAGGCAGGCCATCGGGAGCAGGACCTTGGTCCCTGGTCATGGTGATGACGGCAGCATCCGATAGCTCTTGCAAGGCAGGATGGCCGAAGTAAGCCAGAAACAGTTCTTGAATAAGTTGGTGGGTAAGCTTCCCCCCATCTCCATGCGCC
This Clostridia bacterium DNA region includes the following protein-coding sequences:
- the hypE gene encoding hydrogenase expression/formation protein HypE, with protein sequence MNKVEKAVLLAHGDGGKLTHQLIQELFLAYFGHPALQELSDAAVITMTRDQGPAPDGLPLVVTTDSFVIDPIFFPGGDIGKLAVCGTVNDLAVSGARPLYLTCGFIIEEGFPLRDLEAVVQSMAEWARIAGAAIVAGDTKVVPRGHADKIFINTTGIGLLLPQAQLGYQRVGPGDKVLVSGSIGDHGLCVLSQRQGLGLQIGVESDCCPLTDLARDLIAQVPGIKLMRDPTRGGLATTLKEIALASQVDIQVEESELPIRREVRGGAEILGLDPLYLANEGKLVAIVAPDQASQALDIMNQYSPAQEAAIIGQVLLGRGNVYLKTAIGGTKYLDLLVGAQLPRIC